A window of the Eremothecium cymbalariae DBVPG#7215 chromosome 5, complete sequence genome harbors these coding sequences:
- the CRT10 gene encoding Crt10p (similar to Ashbya gossypii ADR329W) — protein sequence MSELPLEDSLAFKRYLTSRGYVLEKYKKSYMEYEPRMKSKLNIKDKLEDKFPARWECSVDGHINLKHLKIQDKLQFSESFKSTELSYRDRNFIDSIKSSGSYAEPVWGSNGKYLNPADTLLPEWERLKIQENVTSFRMFQSVYRHGFDNNLICISQNRMLFIACGYEFLVIDLLRSEFSTKFNTNELRFNLLDSSLMYNPIPLSALNFFGHVVRDYRVHFIKACQFYNEEYVAMCCENGYIMMFLVDEFINYDMNEDENRFNRPVMKPKYILEAQGSCWSFDIYDDDPNVKYIAAGHNEGSEPTGITLFAHSTGMNRFTSTEVYIEHNVPYVSFVKNVKPSDHIALAYASIFGTIGTIILQRFIYTKHKEYKQGSSRIPWEYNDEQNFPNSCWTIIPVKKSDFHQVGQYEYLSNNFNNVHKKIELGLIYQDSLLLSCCPMKPSESSVLGIGADMAQILVPTSQLQLLNGYQCLGRWVEFKFTCANLLNGSGCLVPYQEAMIKNSCMSYNEEDSCFYFIPKSELPLGDEKLETGLKEAGYRINPEFVISHKKLDPADVNDLFNFQPLEAPITSFASFQLSFDEDVKEKSPGDCESILQCVHGASESFDHARGERKYPDNTFKHKHYVKVTRKWMTDDSIFFPNLDERPNNSAICDLDSVMDRSSLDSLSHSSTHEASTSPQSEVGSISSKEFTDISLTNHIEKLYRLYSNLKKNTRHNLDGPQFESPVCQEHLFLVTTNTRVYLVHSDPMIIKAMTLNDIFPTSDVTTCHPAIEDLNRISITCYIRELSCFVVASQMGLISILRLTQHDGLYSFRQEYILGWEHIPPNKRDSMCMSHYTVLGLEGSNSSCGYCNTAFPYYQIEGMDYIYVADDPINSVEEYVVLYIWYRDNLARYIIKK from the coding sequence ATGAGTGAACTACCTTTAGAGGACAGTTTAGCTTTTAAAAGGTATTTAACTTCACGAGGTTATGTGCtagaaaaatataaaaagtcCTATATGGAATATGAGCCAAGAATGAAGTCCAAACTGAACATTAAAGATAAACTTGAAGACAAATTTCCTGCTAGATGGGAATGCTCAGTTGATGGACATATTAATCTGAAACACCTAAAAATACAAGATAAACTGCAATTTTCGGAATCTTTCAAGTCTACGGAGCTTTCGTACCGTGACCGCAACTTTATTGACTCAATAAAAAGTTCCGGATCCTACGCAGAGCCAGTTTGGGGTTCCAATGGGAAGTACTTGAATCCTGCAGATACTTTGTTGCCAGAATGGGAGAGGCTTAAGATTCAGGAAAATGTTACGTCATTTCGAATGTTCCAATCAGTATACCGGCATGGctttgataataatttgATTTGTATTAGCCAAAACAGAATGTTGTTCATTGCCTGTGGTTATGAATTTCTAGTGATTGATTTATTACGATCTGAGTTTTCGACTAAGTTTAATACAAACGAACTGAGGTTCAATCTGCTGGACTCGTCATTAATGTACAATCCAATTCCACTGTCTGCGTTAAACTTTTTTGGACATGTTGTGAGAGATTATAGGGTTCATTTCATTAAGGCCTGCCAATTTTACAATGAAGAATATGTGGCCATGTGTTGTGAAAATGGCTACATTATGATGTTTTTAGTGGATGAATTCATAAATTATGATATGAATGAGGACGAGAATCGTTTTAACAGGCCAGTAATGAAGcctaaatatatattagaaGCCCAGGGCTCCTGCTGGtcttttgatatatatgatgaCGATCCCAATGTTAAATACATTGCTGCTGGCCACAATGAGGGTAGTGAACCTACGGGAATAACATTATTTGCACATTCAACGGGTATGAATCGTTTTACAAGCACAGAGGTGTACATTGAACATAACGTACCTTATGTATCGTTTGTCAAGAATGTGAAGCCCAGTGATCACATTGCTCTAGCATATGCGTCTATCTTTGGAACTATAGGCACTATAATACTGCAAAGGTTTATTTACACAAAACACAAGGAATATAAACAAGGCAGTTCAAGAATACCTTGGgaatataatgatgaaCAGAACTTCCCTAACAGCTGCTGGACCATTATACCTGTGAAGAAGTCAGACTTCCATCAAGTTGGACAATATgaatatctttcaaataattttaaCAATGTTCACAAGAAAATAGAGCTTGGTTTGATTTACCAGGATAGTTTATTGCTTTCATGTTGCCCAATGAAACCAAGCGAATCCAGTGTTTTGGGAATTGGTGCTGATATGGCTCAAATTCTTGTTCCTACAAGCCAGCTTCAATTACTTAATGGTTATCAGTGTTTGGGCCGCTGGGTTGAGTTTAAATTCACCTGCGCAAACCTTTTAAATGGATCTGGCTGCTTAGTTCCTTACCAAGAGGCCATGATTAAAAATAGTTGTATGTCTTacaatgaagaagatagTTGTTTCTATTTCATTCCTAAATCTGAACTACCTTTAGGTGACGAGAAATTAGAAACTGGGTTAAAGGAAGCTGGTTATAGGATTAATCCTGAGTTCGTGATATCCCATAAAAAGTTAGACCCAGCTGACGTGAATgatttatttaattttcAACCACTGGAAGCACCTATTACCTCATTTGCATCTTTCCAACTGTCATTTGACGAAGATGTTAAGGAAAAAAGTCCAGGTGACTGCGAATCAATATTGCAATGTGTACATGGCGCAAGTGAATCTTTTGACCATGCAAGAGGTGAACGAAAATACCCTGACAATACTTTCAAACATAAACATTACGTCAAAGTTACTAGAAAATGGATGACAGACGACTCAATATTTTTCCCGAACTTGGACGAAAGGCCGAATAACTCTGCAATATGTGATTTAGATTCTGTTATGGATCGCAGTTCACTTGATTCATTATCCCACTCTTCAACTCATGAGGCGAGTACAAGCCCACAGAGTGAAGTTGGGTCTATCAgttcaaaagaatttacAGATATCTCATTGACCAATCATATCGAGAAGCTTTATAGATTATACTCAAACCttaaaaagaatacaagACATAATCTAGACGGTCCACAATTTGAAAGCCCAGTTTGTCAGGAACATTTATTTCTTGTCACTACAAACACGAGGGTATACTTAGTACATTCGGATCCTATGATTATAAAGGCAATGACATTAAATGATATTTTCCCAACAAGTGATGTTACTACATGTCACCCAGCAATAGAAGATTTGAATCGTATCTCTATCACCTGCTATATACGGGAACTATCCTGCTTTGTTGTGGCTTCTCAAATGGGATTAATATCGATCTTGAGACTAACGCAACATGATGGCTTGTATTCTTTTAGacaagaatatattttagGCTGGGAACATATCCCACCTAATAAGAGAGATTCTATGTGTATGTCACATTATACTGTACTTGGATTAGAGGGTTCGAATTCATCCTGTGGCTACTGTAACACCGCATTCCCATATTACCAGATCGAGGGTATGgactatatatatgttgcAGATGATCCAATAAATAGCGTCGAAGAGTATGTAGTGTTGTATATATGGTACCGAGATAATTTGGcaagatatattatcaagaaataa
- the IKI1 gene encoding Elongator subunit IKI1 (similar to Ashbya gossypii ADR332W): MSSTTHNPIVLLKRIFSLKEQSSMVLCTDTIGQSSEYLIEEFVFNIKESDIPIVYLAFEHLTKPAYASQFIDCTGLNVKQIIDVFHKFLPKCEQDQAGKRCLVIVDSINYIPKELLIEFVCAIASNHVTLVVTYHKSMPSYRDPSLQHYPGPLQLLQFIANTILDTEPACKSIDQEYLESELHKFVIPRNLNSHVYNLTLRNRRRSGRTLSYSFQINNQTHDYRLLSDHKDHEDDSEDVLLRVNGLTTFNLGTTKRQRLAKEQVDLPFLEAQSFNSGGAIVYEFEKDDDYDEEDPYEDPF, encoded by the coding sequence ATGTCTTCTACGACCCATAATCCTATAGTTCTTTTAAAGCGGATTTTTTCTCTTAAGGAACAATCCAGTATGGTGCTGTGCACTGATACTATTGGCCAAAGTAGTGAATATCTGATTGAAGAATTCGTCTTCAACATTAAGGAAAGCGATATACCAATTGTGTACCTTGCATTTGAGCATTTGACAAAGCCTGCTTATGCATCACAGTTTATTGATTGTACAGGTTTGAACGTGAAGCAAATTATAGATGTATTTCATAAGTTTTTACCGAAATGCGAACAAGACCAGGCGGGGAAGAGATGCCTTGTGATTGTTGATTCGATTAACTATATTCCGAAAGAGTTGCTAATTGAATTTGTGTGTGCGATTGCGTCTAACCATGTGACCTTAGTTGTGACATACCATAAGTCGATGCCAAGTTATAGGGATCCTTCTTTGCAGCATTACCCAGGACCTttgcaacttcttcaattcattGCCAACACAATTTTAGATACTGAACCGGCGTGTAAGAGCATTGATCAGGAATATCTGGAGTCAGAGTTACACAAATTTGTGATTCCTCGGAATTTGAATTCACATGTGTATAACTTGACTTTGAGGAATCGTCGAAGATCTGGAAGGACGTTGAGTTATAGCTTTCAAATCAACAACCAAACCCACGATTATAGGTTGCTATCCGATCATAAGGACCATGAAGATGACTCTGAGGATGTATTACTACGAGTTAATGGATTAACAACTTTTAATCTGGGTACAACAAAGAGGCAAAGGCTGGCAAAAGAGCAAGTTGACCTACCCTTTCTGGAGGCCCAATCTTTCAACAGTGGTGGTGCTATAGTCTACGAGTTTGAGAAAGACGATGACTACGATGAGGAAGATCCCTACGAAGACCCTTTTTAG
- the GPI16 gene encoding GPI-anchor transamidase subunit GPI16 (similar to Ashbya gossypii ADR333C): MWLTLTHGLIFLNLFKISVQLQNIDTNSFTDIENDYKYDSVESSLRYDDDRVNIGSQGYLKPIKNEVMSDLDNNKRVGLFSMEKPTKYPFKEHLELRPLPKNSLLSSFQFHLSSNEFSIDKSDRSNNQYSHYTVFPRSISPLMDNTNTRQVHLRFTHGIWDHENWGRLPHDGRKSGGSGVELWAVIEASDHNTAFDQWVKLSNMLSGLFCASINFIDSAKTTYPMSSFQPGDGEEIPLFNASNKLYLLRGALANEPVCTENMAPFIKLLPTKGRQGISTLLDGHKIFDSQWHSLSIDVTTVCESNSCHYEMEEFINVAINVPTTLARSVRPIPKPVDGSELRCDNSKHYDAWTCFPLPESIEGKYELSKIFGKYIMGSNSLSGYPTQTCVQVSDNWKALVKVDGSYFSTDNNCFDVKGEDWHDIYLETDDTTQVDPVKASPVYVTRSLTGYSQDKGGLRAVFKNPTSEPVELVYFESLPWYMNLYLSTLKIESKSGLKISDVIQSTYYLPAKDRERPTHLEYRMTIPANSTFALSYQFDKSLLKYAEYPPDANHGFEIESAVVTVISPVKYEFRTATLLLTLSTPDFSMPYNVIILTSTAMGFIFGTLFNMLVKRVVTVQEADKAMTATGLRGRFLVIKEKLVKMFKRPKPKSE, translated from the coding sequence ATGTGGCTTACTTTAACGCAtggtttgatttttcttaatttgtttaaaatcTCGGTACAGTTACAAAATATAGATACGAACTCATTTacagatattgaaaacgATTACAAATACGATTCTGTGGAGAGTAGTTTGCgttatgatgatgatagaGTCAATATTGGATCACAAGGGTATTTGAAACCTATAAAGAATGAAGTTATGAGTGATTTGGACAATAATAAGCGAGTGGGGTTGTTTTCTATGGAGAAACCAACGAAGTATCCATTTAAAGAACACCTAGAGCTACGGCCACTTCCAAAGAattctcttctttcttcGTTTCAGTTTCACTTGAGCTCTAATGAGTTCTCAATTGACAAAAGTGATCGAAGTAATAACCAATATAGCCATTACACGGTGTTCCCAAGATCAATCAGTCCGTTGATGGATAATACCAATACGAGGCAAGTTCATTTAAGGTTCACTCATGGTATTTGGGACCATGAAAATTGGGGTCGGCTTCCTCATGATGGCAGAAAATCTGGTGGATCGGGTGTTGAATTATGGGCTGTTATCGAGGCTTCTGATCATAACACGGCCTTTGATCAGTGGGTAAAGTTATCAAATATGTTGAGCGGATTATTCTGTGCATCCATAAACTTTATTGACTCGGCTAAAACCACATATCCAATGTCCAGCTTTCAGCCTGGGGATGGTGAAGAAATCCCACTTTTCAATGCTTCTAATAAATTGTACCTATTGAGGGGAGCGCTCGCAAACGAGCCTGTTTGTACTGAAAATATGGCTCCGTTTATTAAGTTATTACCAACCAAGGGTAGACAAGGTATTTCTACATTGTTAGATGGACACAAGATTTTCGACTCTCAGTGGCATTCACTCTCCATAGATGTTACTACTGTTTGTGAGTCAAATAGTTGTCATTATGAAATGGAAGAGTTCATTAATGTTGCAATAAATGTCCCCACTACGTTAGCTCGTTCAGTGAGGCCTATCCCCAAACCCGTAGATGGTTCAGAGCTACGTTGTGATAATTCCAAACACTATGATGCATGGACCTGTTTTCCGCTACCTGAAAGTATTGAGGGCAAATACGagttatcaaaaatatttggtaaatatatcatgggatcaaattcattatcTGGATATCCAACACAGACTTGTGTACAAGTTTCTGATAATTGGAAAGCTTTAGTAAAGGTAGATGGTTCATATTTCTCCACGGACAACAACTGTTTCGATGTGAAAGGTGAAGACTGGCACGATATTTATTTGGAGACAGATGATACTACTCAAGTAGATCCAGTAAAGGCCTCGCCTGTATATGTAACCAGGTCATTAACTGGCTATTCTCAGGACAAAGGAGGTTTACGGGCAGTTTTCAAGAATCCAACATCCGAACCTGTGGAGTTAGTATATTTTGAATCGTTACCGTGGTATATGAATTTGTATTTGTCGACTTTAAAGATTGAAAGTAAATCTGGGTTGAAGATATCAGACGTAATACAGTCAACATATTATTTACCTGCAAAAGATCGTGAAAGGCCTACTCATTTAGAATACAGGATGACTATTCCAGCTAATAGCACGTTTGCTTTGTCTTATCAGTTTGACAAATCGTTGCTAAAATACGCAGAATATCCGCCTGATGCGAATCATGGATTTGAAATAGAATCAGCGGTTGTTACAGTTATTTCACCTGTTAAGTACGAATTCCGGACTGCTACTTTGTTATTAACGTTATCTACCCCAGATTTTAGTATGCCTTATAATGTCATCATTCTAACATCAACGGCAATGGGCTTTATATTCGGCACCTTGTTCAATATGCTTGTTAAAAGGGTCGTAACTGTTCAGGAAGCTGACAAAGCGATGACAGCAACAGGTTTGCGAGGGAGATTTCTAGTTATAAAGGAAAAACTAGTTAAGATGTTCAAACGGCCCAAACCCAAATCGGAATAA